The following is a genomic window from Nicotiana tabacum cultivar K326 chromosome 3, ASM71507v2, whole genome shotgun sequence.
GTTGCTTTTTATTGTATTGGCATAATATTGGCATGAGATGAGTTTAAATAGAGTACGGTggtcagtgaggattcatatactGACCCCAACTTATTTGGGACTGAGGTGGGGTTGTTGTATCCCTAAACTAGTTATTGTACCACAAGTGAGATGTTTAGAGAACTCAAAATTTAAATGCTAATTCTTTACTATTTGAATGATACTCTTTCATTTTTAgtccatttaaaaaaaaaacaatagtaCCTTTTTATATTCAGaaacaatttaacaatttatagtCACTCAAATATCTTCGTTTTGTGTTAGACGGCAAGCTTCACATCATCACATAAATTAGGTGAGGTAGTAATTCCTTTCTATTGGAATGATATAACAAAGTATTTGGAATTGAGGTATAGTTGATTGATTCTTGATGACATTTGAATCTTATTGGGGAGCAAACAACTTCTAAAACATTAAAAGTAAAGAACATTAGATGAGATAACGAGGGAAGGCCCgaggttttggggggggggggggtaattttGCTTTTATGACTGTTGAAATGTCAATGTCATTGATAAGATAAAGTTCCATTTATCAAGCATTGAGGGCATCTAGAATACAATTAGCTTTACACCTTGTGCAAACTGTTGAGTTTGATGAACTTATTGTTCTACATAAAAGGTCCAAAGTTGCAGGCTTTATGGCAGTCCAAGACACCTTTATATAATTTCTAAAGTTGGTTAACTTGGGATATTCTGTGGTCAAGTTTCTATTTTTCAACTCATACTTTTTCTTTGGATTTGACGGAAAATTTATATTTCCCAATCCTTGGTTTTCTTCCCTGTATATATGCCCTTGCATATGATCATTTGCGACATGTTCAAACAGAGGAATCTGTCCGATTTAGATGTTCCTCGTATATTTATGAATTCCATTTGCCCAGAATCATCCTCAAATTTGATAGATTGTCTTTTTAAATGGAAAAGAGATTCGAGCTTGTTCTTGGCATAAGGCTTATCCTGATTCTCTTGATATTAAAACATGCTAGAGTCTTACATGGTAACATGGTGGTGAAGAAAGGTGAAAAAATTAGCTGGAATAGCTAATCGATGCTTTTTACTAGATGCTAGATATAGATTTTAATCAGACTAAACTTGCCAATTGCTCAAGTAGGATTTGGAGCATGAGGGGGTCTTAACTTTGACGACATTCTGTGTCAAATCATTAAATGTTGAGAATGATGCGAAATTGTGCTTTTGGGTGTCTTATGTTCTCATTCATATTGTTCTTCAATAGGCCCTGGCGCAGGCAATTAGGTTTCACCCTAAGGTGCCTGGAGTTTGGATATATGCTGCAGCTTGGGAATTTGACAACAACTTAAATGCTGCTGCTGCTCGTGCCCTGATGCATAGTGGCTTGAGAGCATGTCCAACTTCTGAGGATCTGTGGGTAGAATATCTACGGATGGAGCTTACATACCTAAATAAATTAAAGGCTCGCAAAGTCGTGCTAGGAGAAGATGAGGGAACACTGGCTCGTTCTGGCAAAAATGCTAAAGAGGAACAGTGGAGAGATGAGAACAAGGAATTATTTATGGCCCTTGATGATAAAAGAGAGGATGACAAATTATCCAACCTTCACGAAGGAGACCCGAAGGAAAAAGTAGATTTATTTAGGGAACAAGGTTTAAGTGTTCTTCAGACAGTTTACAGTGGTTCTATTAAAGCCCTCCCTTCCAGTTTCAGTTTAAGAACACAGTTTCTTGAGATACTTGCAGCAACGGATTTAGCTCATTCAGAAGATATGCGAAATGAGATACTTGCTGATATGAAACGGGACTTTTCAGAAGAACCAAAATATTGGGATTGGCTTGCAAGACAGGAAGTCATTGATCTTAGTAATCCAGAGAGTACTGAAGCAATGACAGCTGATCAGTTAAGCACAGCAATTCAGGTAACTCTAAACCTTAGTTGCTAATGTTCAGTTTTGATGTTGTAATCCATTGCCTTAAATTGCGTGTCTAATGTGATAGTTTGATTTGTCATGTCTAAGATCATATAAAAGGACATGTTATTTGCCAGCAACTTACGCTTGCTATTTGAAAATGAAGGTTCTTAATTCGTGAATAAATCCTTAGTCTTTGTTTGCTCCACTTCCTGTTTCTCAGTCTAAGAAAAAGGTGGCATAAATTCTGGAATTACCCTTCTGAGTATCCATCTTCTGGTGTGGTTGGAGATTATTCCTTCATGTGCAACAGTGCATGCTACTTGAACTTACTATTGAGGACAATTTTATACATGCTACTTGAACTTAATATCGAGGACAATTTTATACTTTTCCTTGACTAAGTCAGATGACATCTGCCAAAAGTCCTTGGTTTTACATGAAAAGCGAAGATAATCCAAGGCCTGTGCTTTACTGTTCAATATCTTCCTTTCGTTTAGTTTTATGATTTGATTCACTCTTGTGGGTCATTAGTAAACCACTAACTTTTGGAATATCCTGTATACTCTTTCTTGTGAGTTTTGGGGAGGGGAGGGGGGTTGTTTGGATAATTCATTGTCTGCAATTCTCTTTTTTATGCTGTATAGTTGTCCTCTACTGACAAGATTACACATCAATTCTGTAGGTTTATGAGGAGGGTTTAAAATTTGTGCCTTCAGCCTCAATGTTTGATTGTTATGTGAAGTTCTTGATGAATGTCATTCATTTTAGAAATCAGAGCAGTCAATCTTCTGAGCACTTTGGCGCATCTAGTCATGCCATGGATCCTGTTTCACATCTCCTGGTAGTATTTGAAAAGGCTGAAACAATGGGGTGCATCACAGAGGATCTTGCTTGTCAGCATGTTTCTTTTCTATTGCAACTTGGGAAAGTAGATGAAGCTAAGACTTTGGCGGAGAAATTGTGTTCTGGAAAATTTTCAGAAGCAGTGCAGCTATGGGCTTTACGGCTCTCGGTGGAAATGAGACTTATCCAGAAGAACTGCACTCCAAATAAGGCAGTTCTGTCTTCTGTCTTTGAACTCATGAGAAATGTTTTAGCGAAAGCTCCCGTATCAGAGGCAGAAACTATATGGCTTATGGTAGGCCAAAGCAAAAACCATCCTTGTTCAGAGTCTTTGTCATGCATTATAAGATGATGATAGAAACTTTATTGCTCTTTTTGTCTTAGCTGTGATATATGATCTTGCTTTCCGAGAGCACATATCAATATTTCTTCTGCTACTTGAATAGATTCCTTTTGCAAGCATCGAGGGCTTCATATGATAATACATATAAGATACAAGTTTGAGCAGTGCTTTTATCTCGGTAGATTCCATTTAGTTCAGCGTAGTTACTTTGTTGAGCATGTTAGAGATGTATCAGTGGATGACACATGCACATGGCTATGCTGTTTCACTGTCGTTTGTgttctgtttttccttttctatttattttttgcttttttggcATAGGAAGCATTCATTTAGGGCGTCATGTGATATTACATACAGAATGCAAGTTTGAGCTGTGTTTATATGTTGGCAGATTTCATTGAATTCAGTGCATGTTAATTGTTACATTGTTGACCATGTTAAAATGTATAAGTAAATGACGCATGCACATGGCTACAAGTTTAACTgttgttttattcttttttggCATTGAGTAGCATTCATAGGAAGTGCAGGATTTGTCCTTGGCGATGTGGAGACTTAAACAAATATTACCCAAAAGAAAACACTAATTTCTTTTCCAGTAGTTGTTAGGATGGGAATTGGGAGCTCTAACTGATGAAAAAAAGGATGGGAGCTCTAGGAGCTCGTTCCATGGTATTTGATCAAGCGACAGACTTTCTtactttatttcttttctgaGGGAAAAACTATCATTTTTTTCGAGTAATGTTATTACATGCCATTCTGTTTGATTTCCTTCTGGGCCTTAGTTTTACTAGTTCTGAAAGAGTGGGATATATATGAGCTTGAACTTCTTAGATCCATTTACTCCTGTAAAAAGCTTCTTTATAATCCATTTACGTTACATATTATGCAGGCGCTCAAATATTTCTCCACTCATAAACAGTTGTTTGACAAGTTAATCAAGACTTCTATGACTTTACTGGCCAAAGATGGTGGAAGTGATGATGGATTTTCCCTCTCTTCTGCCATCGTCAATTTTGTTCTGCAAAGGGATGGGCTTGGGAGTGCTAGAGAGTTATATAAGAGGTATGTTACTGCTGATTGATTATTGTCATGTATATATAGTGCAAACATCTATGTTTGATAAACTATTCTGTTATGGTGAATGTGTTCTTTTATGTTAACTTGAAAATAGACTTGTTTAAAAATGTGGAAGAAAATGTGCAGACATCTATCTCTTAACCACTTTTTCAGTTTTGGGgaataaagtacaaaatgaacCCACTTCCAACTGGATCACTATAAGAATCAATCACGGTTCTTCCCCATTGTATTAGCTAATCAGTTGTTTTCAAAAGATGGTTTAGCAATTAGTTACCATGATAGTTCGATTTCTTTTTAGTACCGAAAAGGTTAACCTGGTTCCTCCTTGGTACAAAAAACTCAAACTTGATATTGGGTTCTTCAAGTGACTTCCAGATGTTGGAGAGTTAAAAGGGTTTTCTCCAGTCTTTTGACTTTGTTATTCAGTATTACCTAATCAAAACTTCTCCCTATGTATGAGATCAATTTTAGGGGTACTGAAATGCTAGATGATATTTCATTTGTTCTTTAAACAGCATTAATTGTATATGTTCAAGACTGATGCTTGACAACCTTGTGCAGATTTCTTGCTTTACCGCATCCAGGACTTTCCTTATATAGAAATTGCATTGAGCTGGAATTGAACCTTGCATCTAGTGGAGATAAGATTAGTCTCGGAAATGCCCGGAAATTGTATGATACTGCGCTTACAACTTATGATCAAGATACCGGATTGTGGCGAGACTATTATCATATGGAACTTCAGGTAAGTGCTGTTTCCTTCTCTTTCTCCTCCTTTTGCGAGCCCGATTCTTTTCTTATttaacaaataaaggaaaaaggttTAGAGATATGCTGGAATTAGAGGAAAAAGGTGTATGCTGTTTTAACTCCGACTAGccgtggaaatagcctcttgcagaaatgcagggcaAGGCTGCGTACGATatacccttgtggtccggcccttccccggaccccacgcatagcgggagcttagtgtaccGGACTGCCCTTTTATAAACTTAAAATGAACAAATATAAGTGTCTTCTCTCTTGcaatttaagcttttaaatgagGGATTCACAGATCTTGATCTAATTATTGCTATATGCTTTTACTAATAGTAACATATTTAGTTATTATGGGACAGAAAGGTTGTATGTACTGCTATTTACTATGTTGTCAAGTTGTGAAGATTTATGTTACTCTTGGACTACGGATAAATGAGTAAGCATTTAGTGCTGATCCTTTCTAAACTACTGCTCAGATGGGAACATCAGAAACTGCAGCAGCCGTTCACTGGCGAGCACGGAAAACACTCAAGGCGAATATTTCCCTTCTACCCTCACAATGAGGGCCTCACTGGATATGAGATCAATCTCTGAATGTGGGGATGTAATCAAATTGTTGACGTGGGAGTACTTTGGGCAAGTAATGTAACCAAAGTTCACTCCGGAGGGCTGGCTAATGTGAGTTCCTACGCGGTGCACCGTTCATAGATCATTGAGCTGCCATTATGAAATAGCCCATCTTGATCTACATCACAACTTGCAGTTTTGGTTCTCTTTCGATACTTATGATCTTAATGTGTTGAGTCACCATCAAAGGAGCCTTAGCTATATCTTAGGCAAGACCTTACAGCAACTGTGGTAAAAAGCTTGAAGGAGAGCTCTAATGTACTAATTCTTTGGCTTTGCGTCAAGCAGACATTAGCTTACTATTTTTATCAAGAAAGCCTTTGTTAACAGGACCTGAAGATATATATCTTGTTGAATTTTGTTGTGTTCTGCCGTGGACCAGTTCTTGGAACCGGCATTCTGTTCCTAAACAAAGACAACGTTTTACCAAATTTGTTCCTAAACAAACATATGAAATGATATTTACAGGACTTGAGAGTAGCAACGAGGTATTTAATTTATTCTACTTTCGACTAGGGACAACAAGTGGGTGAGGAAGAGTGCAAATTCTTTTGTGTAGTTCTAATACTCTAGAATTCTTGGTTTTATGATTGCAAAGTCATGCCGTACGTTTGATCAAAATATTgtacaagttaaaaaaataagtaaaatatttGAGGTTGAAAAGGAGTAGTTGAAAAATCAATTATGTTTGTACATGATCTTTACCGGGATTCTTTTTGGGTTAAAGTAACATTAGTGAGTAAAAATCAGTATTTCATTTAAATTATTTCTCAACGTATCATGTTCAGTATTTACAAATATTGATAGGCAAACCAATATATGCACATGCTaaagttcaaaaatatttaataatatttgatGCACGGGTCGAAGGTTAGGTTCACATGTAAGACAATACACATGTGGATCCAATAGCACATAGATTCTTGCTTTGGATCTTAATTAGCTCAAATGTCACTGAACCATGCAGGGCAATTTCGTTTACAAGTCCAGTCAAAGAGGTTAATTTGCATTAAATCTTCTGCTAAAACTTGTGAAGTTGGATTAGCAGATGACTATTAAattaaaaagtgcttaaaagctTGTTTGACCACTTAAAagtcaatccaaacaccctctataTTATCCAAAGGGAACGAAACCACAGCACTGAATCAAGTGACGGATTTACTAGTCCACACACTCTCTGTACTTTAGGCAAAAAACGGATGAATTGTAGCCACACGAAGAGGGGTTTTACTTCTTACTTCTCACAAAATACAACTGTTAGATCATcacgtttatatatatattttcataccCAATTTATTGTCCTAGACTTTGTCTAGTTTTGCCGATGGAGAATACTAGTAAAagaaatctatatctatatattattaaaaggagaggaaaaaaccTCCACCTTAAGCCAAGTGGAAACCTCAAAATAGGCCACTTGTCAATTTAGGACAAAAATTATTAGGTTAGGTAATAGTTAGTTGttttaatataaattttaaaaattttaaattatgaattatgtGTTGTTTATAATTAGTTACTCTCTTTGAGTTAATAaatttggagttttaaaattattctaaaataaAAACGAAAATAATAAGATGAAAAAAACTTCCAATTCAAATTGGGGAATAGTTTCTTCTTAATATAGTATTCTATATCTATAAACTATACAAATATATTTTTAGATATAGAAAATAATTAGATTTcgaattaaaagataaaaatattatttcaaatttatagataaaaatattagagttgagataaaataaaagttcatTTGCTTATGGCAAATaatgcaaaaaataataattattaaaaatatcagTAAATTATGACAAAATAGTAAAATAACTTAtctgtttatatttttttaaaattcaaaattataatttaaatatgATAGTATTTAGATTATATGTAAAATTCAAAGTTAAAAAACTAATCGTAATATTATAGCAGAAAAAATTTACAAAGATGAAATAGAGATAATATTAGGATATTTTAAGTttgaatttatttataaaaataaattaagtaaataaataataaacaaatatattattgaaaaatttaaaaatttgaagTATTGTGAACAATAAAATAACATTAAGCTCCAACAAAGTTGGAGccttaaattattttaacataaaataaaataaaactaaaaaatattaattCTAATTGGGGAGTAGtctctttcaaataaaaattaatattggATATTTAAAGTTTCATACTTAATAAAATCTTGctaaaattttaaattagaaAGAGttacaattttattatttttgagtgAAAGGTAAAAAATTTGAATCTATGTGTTAAGATTAGTGTAGCTTTCAACTCTATTCAAATTAAAATTTGGAAGTTTAtcacttattttattttcatttatttttctctaatCATCATTAACTtacaataataatagtaataataattatcattattattaatattattctaaAACTTTTGAATTTGATTCTAAAATTTATCCCACTACATATCgtaaaaataatgaattttatataatttaattattagaTATAAAAATATACTTAACTGTTATTTTAcggaaataataatttttatatattcaaaattatttattttgaaaccctttttattttaaatttggaaGTTACCCACACATAATATAACTTCATATATTGTATTAAAGAGTGATAGTGAAGCATGAGGTCAAGTCAAGTGTcatatagagaaaatactacTTTGCACTTTAAGGCAAAATTTAACTAGATTTTATgacaaaatttaatatatatttatattatagatTTGTATAGATAATTTGGAAtgctaaaaaatttaaaactaaaatacaCAATCTTTAATATTCTTATCAGATTATAacattttgagattttgtatataGATAAAGTCAAACAAAAATAGAACAATGAATGAATTTCAAGTAAAAGAGTAATAAATTCATAAACAACTTTGTTAGGAGTAGGAAATCTATATTATCTATGTTAAACCAAAGGATGTAATAAATAAGGACATTAAATCTAAAGATAAACTAATAAAACATCCACATGATAGTACAATCACACTGAGCGACGAA
Proteins encoded in this region:
- the LOC107823761 gene encoding uncharacterized protein LOC107823761, giving the protein MADVVQYKMERMLPELDDLERRGLFSRHEIAEIVKQRRKFEYRLKRPSPLKQDFVAYIDYEKSLDALRLLRKKAQMKKMGDRKVKKSVSDYAGVSRIIEIYRLATSRFKGDIELWFQYLEFCRQRRNGRMKKALAQAIRFHPKVPGVWIYAAAWEFDNNLNAAAARALMHSGLRACPTSEDLWVEYLRMELTYLNKLKARKVVLGEDEGTLARSGKNAKEEQWRDENKELFMALDDKREDDKLSNLHEGDPKEKVDLFREQGLSVLQTVYSGSIKALPSSFSLRTQFLEILAATDLAHSEDMRNEILADMKRDFSEEPKYWDWLARQEVIDLSNPESTEAMTADQLSTAIQVYEEGLKFVPSASMFDCYVKFLMNVIHFRNQSSQSSEHFGASSHAMDPVSHLLVVFEKAETMGCITEDLACQHVSFLLQLGKVDEAKTLAEKLCSGKFSEAVQLWALRLSVEMRLIQKNCTPNKAVLSSVFELMRNVLAKAPVSEAETIWLMALKYFSTHKQLFDKLIKTSMTLLAKDGGSDDGFSLSSAIVNFVLQRDGLGSARELYKRFLALPHPGLSLYRNCIELELNLASSGDKISLGNARKLYDTALTTYDQDTGLWRDYYHMELQMGTSETAAAVHWRARKTLKANISLLPSQ